TACCTAACAAAGAATCATTTTCTAAAGAATACGGAATTACTCGTGTTGTTTTTTCATCTCATCCTTATTGTATCCATATTTCATCAACAAATCTGCAACTTCTTCGATATATGATTTCTTCCGATGATGTTCATCTTGATTGTTAATATAGGATCTCACGGCTTCTACATGAGATGGGCTTATAGAGAAAGCTCCGAATCCACGCTGCCAACTAAACTTCGGTTTAATGAAGTTTTCTGAGTTTATCCAATGCGACGATTCTCCCTTGAGAAGTTTTGCAACATCGTCAATGTTCTGATCGCTCCTCATGGAAATAAAAACATGTATATGTTCTTTCTGAACTCCTATTGTGTCGATGGATATTCTTTTTGTCTGTGCATACTCAAGGATATGCCGATGAACATTGGGACGTACTTGATTGTCAAGAAAGGGATCGCGATTTTTCGTTGACCACACAAAATGCACATAGACTTTGACATAGGAATGGAGCATGATCCCCCCTGAAATCATTGAAATGGTTTTCTTATTGTTCATTGATGCCATAGCACCACGATTAATCGTGGTGCTATGAATATTTGACATTTGCTAATAAACCGATTTATCGGTTTTTCCCTCCACATATTTTATTTTTCTTCCATTAACTCATACAATTAATTATTCGCAATTTGCTACTACTTCTCCTCTCCAAACACTAATGCTTCGTACACGAATAACTCAGCATCCTTCCAGCCATTCCAGCCGATACCTGCTTTGTCCTGAGCACAGTGACCCAGGAATTCTTCTTTTGTCCAGCCGGTTTCTGCTGCCACCTGCGGCAGGAATGTTCCGGAGCGGTAGCCTTTTCGAATATAAATACCGTGTTTGCCAAGTTCAAATTCATCGATAGAATCGATGCGCCGCATCGGTGTGAGCACGGAAATTTCTATTTCAAGTTCAGGAATTTCGTTTAATTCAACAGGCGAAAATCGAGAATCTTGTGTTGACGATGCGATTGCCATCTCCTGCACAACTTGATAAAGCGGCTCGCTTGCATCGAAGCGTCCAATGCATCCGCGCAAATTGCCATACTTTTTCAAGGTTACAAACGCTCCGCAGTTTGTTTTTAATATTGGTGAAAGATTCTTCTCGTCCATTTCAGGTTTCGTGTTATTCTTCACATATTGCGTAACTGTGCTACGTGCAATCGTCAGCAGATCTTTCTTGTCTTTATCAGTAAGTTTAAATTCCGATCGTCCCTTCTTCTCTTTTATCGAAATAGCAATTGCATTGTAGCCAACGACACGATTCTTTTCGCCGTATTCCGCATCACCGGAGTTTTTATATTGGACATGAGTAAAGGCAACATCCGCATTTCCTTCCGTCATGTAAAGCAATGTCAACACACTCGTCCAACCGCAAAGGCAGGTTGCGAGATTGGAAATACCTTTCTGTTCGTAACTCGCCATTGAGCGAAC
Above is a window of Ignavibacteriales bacterium DNA encoding:
- the tnpA gene encoding IS200/IS605 family transposase, with the translated sequence MLHSYVKVYVHFVWSTKNRDPFLDNQVRPNVHRHILEYAQTKRISIDTIGVQKEHIHVFISMRSDQNIDDVAKLLKGESSHWINSENFIKPKFSWQRGFGAFSISPSHVEAVRSYINNQDEHHRKKSYIEEVADLLMKYGYNKDEMKKQHE
- the amrB gene encoding AmmeMemoRadiSam system protein B, with protein sequence MLKTKTITILAFCLLFLCADCQSQENKFDRQPAVAGSFYPAKQEELTAALKQLFTNAVPSKDIHNVIAIISPHAGYVFSGEIAASAFNQIDTAKKYENIFVLGSSHHIAFEGASIYSQGDFITPLGTVKVNTELADQLIKNYSIFSNRTDAHAREHSLEVQLPFLQYRLKKEFKIVPIVLGTQSPETCRHIADALRPYLNAKNLFVISTDFSHYPSYSDAKKIDKATADAILANSPENLVRSMASYEQKGISNLATCLCGWTSVLTLLYMTEGNADVAFTHVQYKNSGDAEYGEKNRVVGYNAIAISIKEKKGRSEFKLTDKDKKDLLTIARSTVTQYVKNNTKPEMDEKNLSPILKTNCGAFVTLKKYGNLRGCIGRFDASEPLYQVVQEMAIASSTQDSRFSPVELNEIPELEIEISVLTPMRRIDSIDEFELGKHGIYIRKGYRSGTFLPQVAAETGWTKEEFLGHCAQDKAGIGWNGWKDAELFVYEALVFGEEK